A window of the Alkalidesulfovibrio alkalitolerans DSM 16529 genome harbors these coding sequences:
- a CDS encoding SurA N-terminal domain-containing protein, translating into MLEFIRRNAQGWGVKIIFALIILVFVFWGVGSFNETRTSVVAYVDDMPITVGQYKERHDQELERIRMQFGEVSSEVLGQIDFRRQVLEQLVDQRLMERAAAKAGIVVSDAQVRDAIFSITAFHDETGRFNKDVYNRLLLGQHMTPSQFEESVRQSLVAQNFVRHVAGAAVVTESEAKDMFTFAREQARAEYVLFPADAEREGIEVTDEEAQAFYTENEAAFATPAVAAIAYVEFTPESLAKPDQVSTEEARAFYDAAPERFGQEEMVRARHILLTLDANASAEEEAAVLKKITDLRARIKNLDDFAATAQRSSQCPSAPGGGDLGWFGRGAMVEPFEKAAFSLAPGVVSEPVRTRFGYHLIMIEEKREAGIPAFEEVRDEIARQLAEDKAEARIPDLLDEALARLASGEKLATVADQLGLPLRETEPFSRDQGPLELPLSDRDTAAVFALPQGGATLTPLQIADGFALAEKTLDRPASIRPFEEVRATIVAEVTRRKAAEKAAETARTALADIAAAGGELPASLATRARITEPFTRQGQIPGLGSNEMLAEAVFTAPGESWLGEPVAVAAGALIARRVELIAPSEADWESQKGFFLETLEQRKLDEMLRAVIDQLRAEAKVEITDRSILQ; encoded by the coding sequence ATGCTCGAATTCATCCGGAGAAACGCCCAAGGCTGGGGCGTCAAGATCATCTTCGCCCTCATCATTCTGGTCTTCGTTTTCTGGGGCGTGGGCTCCTTCAACGAGACCAGAACGTCGGTCGTGGCTTACGTGGACGACATGCCCATCACCGTGGGGCAGTACAAGGAGCGCCACGACCAGGAACTGGAGCGCATCCGCATGCAGTTCGGCGAAGTCAGCTCCGAGGTTCTCGGCCAGATCGACTTCCGCCGTCAGGTCCTCGAACAACTCGTGGATCAGCGGCTCATGGAGCGCGCCGCCGCCAAGGCGGGGATCGTCGTCTCCGACGCCCAAGTCCGCGACGCCATCTTCTCCATCACCGCCTTCCACGACGAGACAGGGCGCTTCAACAAAGATGTCTATAACCGCCTGCTGCTCGGCCAGCACATGACCCCCTCACAGTTCGAGGAGTCCGTGCGCCAAAGCCTCGTGGCCCAAAACTTCGTGCGCCACGTTGCGGGCGCGGCCGTGGTCACCGAGAGCGAGGCCAAAGACATGTTCACCTTCGCCCGCGAGCAGGCCAGGGCGGAATACGTGCTCTTCCCGGCCGATGCCGAGCGCGAGGGCATCGAGGTCACGGACGAGGAAGCTCAGGCCTTCTACACGGAGAACGAAGCGGCCTTCGCCACGCCCGCCGTGGCCGCCATCGCCTACGTCGAGTTCACTCCCGAAAGTCTAGCCAAGCCCGACCAGGTGAGTACCGAGGAGGCCCGCGCCTTCTACGACGCCGCCCCCGAGCGGTTCGGTCAGGAGGAGATGGTCCGCGCCCGGCACATCCTCTTGACCTTGGACGCGAATGCGAGCGCCGAGGAAGAAGCTGCGGTGCTGAAGAAGATCACCGACTTAAGGGCGCGCATCAAAAACCTGGACGACTTCGCCGCCACGGCCCAGCGCTCCTCCCAGTGCCCGAGCGCCCCCGGGGGCGGTGACCTGGGCTGGTTCGGCCGCGGCGCCATGGTCGAGCCCTTCGAAAAGGCCGCCTTCTCTCTCGCTCCGGGCGTGGTCTCCGAACCCGTGCGCACCCGGTTCGGCTACCACCTGATAATGATCGAGGAGAAGCGCGAGGCGGGTATCCCTGCCTTTGAAGAGGTGCGCGACGAGATCGCGCGCCAACTCGCCGAGGACAAGGCCGAGGCCCGCATCCCCGATCTCCTGGACGAGGCTCTGGCCCGCTTGGCCTCGGGCGAGAAGCTCGCGACCGTGGCCGACCAACTCGGCCTGCCGCTGCGCGAAACCGAGCCTTTCTCCCGCGATCAAGGTCCCCTGGAGCTGCCCCTTTCCGACCGTGACACGGCCGCCGTCTTCGCCCTGCCCCAGGGGGGCGCCACGCTGACTCCGCTGCAGATCGCGGATGGCTTCGCGCTGGCCGAAAAGACCCTGGACCGTCCGGCCTCCATCCGTCCCTTCGAGGAAGTTCGCGCCACCATCGTCGCCGAGGTCACTCGGCGCAAGGCGGCCGAGAAGGCGGCCGAGACCGCGAGAACGGCCCTTGCCGACATCGCGGCCGCTGGCGGAGAACTTCCTGCCAGCCTCGCGACACGCGCCAGGATCACCGAACCTTTCACTCGGCAAGGCCAGATCCCTGGTCTGGGCAGCAACGAAATGCTCGCCGAGGCCGTGTTCACGGCCCCAGGCGAATCCTGGCTGGGCGAACCCGTTGCCGTGGCCGCTGGCGCGCTCATCGCCCGCCGCGTGGAGCTCATCGCCCCTTCGGAAGCGGATTGGGAGAGTCAGAAGGGGTTCTTCCTGGAGACACTCGAACAACGTAAGCTGGATGAGATGCTGCGGGCCGTCATCGACCAGCTCCGTGCGGAGGCCAAAGTCGAGATAACCGACCGCAGCATCCTGCAGTAG
- a CDS encoding aconitate hydratase — protein MAQSITQKILAAHLVTGDLVPGSEIGLRIDQTLTQDATGTMAYLQFEAMGVPRVKTDLSVSYVDHNTLQMGFRNPDDHRYLRTVAARHGVVFSPPGLGICHQLHLENFAKPGATLIGSDSHTPTAGGVGSLAMGAGGLSVALAMAGEAYVIPCPKVVRVVLTGALTGFASAKDIILHLLGELTVKGGVGRVFEYAGPGAATLSVPERAVITNMGAELGATTSIFPSDDRTREFLHAMGRPDDFAELLPDEGASYDEEVVIDLSKLEPLAAAPHMPDKRVSVREIAGLKVDQVCIGSCTNSSYLDLKTAALMLKGKKVATDTDTFISPGSKQVMKMLAREGLVEALLDSGARVLECTCGPCIGMGGSPVSGGVSARTYNRNFEGRSGTKDAKVYLVSPQTAAMAALRGEFTDPATWGDAPQKPELPAEAPSIRDMFIFPPEDGSQVAVMRGPNIVALEDFDPLPDSITAKILLKVEDNITTDHILPAGAEITALRSNIPAISNHVFGRVDEEFVARIRAEGQGIIVGGENYGQGSSREHAALGPRHLGVKAVVVKSLARIHRANLVNFGILPLFFVNAEDYDKLALGEELTIPATEVTPTGIVEAVTASGTRIPLTNDLSPAELDIVRAGGLLNFVKNKRG, from the coding sequence ATGGCCCAGAGCATCACCCAAAAGATCCTCGCCGCCCATCTCGTGACCGGCGACCTCGTTCCCGGCTCCGAAATCGGGCTGCGTATCGACCAGACCCTGACCCAGGACGCCACCGGCACCATGGCCTACCTCCAGTTTGAGGCCATGGGAGTGCCCCGCGTCAAGACCGATCTCTCGGTCTCCTATGTGGACCACAACACGTTGCAGATGGGCTTTCGCAACCCCGACGACCACCGCTACCTGCGCACCGTGGCCGCGCGTCACGGTGTGGTCTTCTCGCCTCCGGGACTGGGCATCTGCCACCAATTGCACCTGGAGAACTTCGCCAAGCCCGGCGCGACACTCATCGGCTCCGACTCCCACACTCCCACCGCGGGCGGCGTGGGCAGCTTGGCCATGGGCGCGGGCGGCCTCTCTGTGGCCCTGGCCATGGCGGGCGAGGCGTACGTCATCCCCTGTCCCAAAGTGGTCCGGGTGGTGCTCACGGGCGCGCTCACGGGCTTCGCCTCGGCCAAGGACATCATCCTGCACCTGCTCGGCGAACTGACCGTGAAGGGCGGCGTGGGGCGGGTCTTCGAGTATGCCGGGCCCGGCGCGGCCACGCTCTCGGTGCCCGAGCGCGCTGTCATTACCAACATGGGCGCGGAGCTCGGGGCCACGACCTCGATCTTCCCCTCGGACGACCGCACGCGCGAGTTCCTGCATGCCATGGGCAGGCCCGATGACTTCGCGGAGCTTCTGCCCGACGAGGGCGCGAGCTACGACGAGGAGGTGGTCATCGACCTCTCGAAGCTCGAGCCCCTGGCCGCCGCGCCGCACATGCCCGACAAGCGGGTGTCCGTGCGCGAGATCGCCGGGTTGAAGGTCGATCAGGTCTGCATCGGCTCGTGCACCAACTCCTCCTACCTCGACCTGAAGACCGCGGCCCTCATGCTCAAGGGCAAAAAGGTCGCCACGGACACGGATACCTTCATCTCTCCCGGTTCCAAGCAGGTCATGAAGATGCTTGCCCGCGAGGGACTGGTCGAAGCCCTGCTCGACTCGGGCGCGCGCGTCCTGGAGTGCACCTGCGGTCCGTGCATCGGCATGGGGGGCTCCCCGGTCTCGGGCGGCGTCTCGGCTCGCACCTACAACCGCAACTTCGAGGGCCGCTCCGGCACCAAGGACGCCAAGGTCTATCTCGTCAGCCCCCAGACCGCGGCCATGGCCGCGCTGCGCGGCGAATTCACCGACCCCGCCACCTGGGGCGACGCGCCGCAAAAGCCCGAGCTCCCGGCCGAAGCGCCCTCCATCCGGGATATGTTCATCTTTCCGCCCGAAGACGGCTCCCAGGTCGCGGTCATGCGCGGCCCCAACATCGTGGCCCTGGAGGATTTCGACCCGCTGCCTGACAGCATCACGGCCAAAATCCTACTCAAGGTCGAGGACAACATCACCACCGACCACATCCTGCCCGCCGGGGCCGAGATCACGGCGCTGCGCTCCAACATCCCGGCCATCTCCAACCACGTCTTCGGCCGCGTGGACGAGGAATTCGTCGCGCGCATCCGGGCCGAGGGACAGGGCATCATCGTGGGTGGCGAGAACTACGGCCAAGGGTCGAGCCGCGAGCACGCAGCGCTCGGTCCTCGACATCTCGGCGTGAAGGCGGTGGTCGTCAAGTCGCTGGCCCGCATCCACCGCGCCAACCTCGTCAACTTCGGCATCCTGCCGCTCTTTTTCGTCAACGCGGAAGATTACGACAAACTCGCGCTGGGGGAGGAATTGACGATCCCGGCCACCGAGGTCACCCCCACAGGCATCGTCGAGGCCGTCACCGCCTCGGGAACGCGCATCCCGCTGACCAACGACCTGTCGCCCGCCGAGCTCGACATCGTGCGTGCCGGCGGACTTTTGAACTTCGTCAAGAACAAGCGAGGCTAA
- the rarD gene encoding EamA family transporter RarD, with protein MQPAAPADDLSPSEQRLGRILAVAAFLSWGLLPIYWKALGEVPATQILCHRIVWSAGFTGLVLTLTGRWSETLAAVRQGRTAILLLVGSCLVSVNWLIYIWAVNNDHVLESSLGYYLTPLVNATLGMVVLRERLRGLQMAAVGLAAVGVANLVFAYGRFPWIALSLALTFGSYGLLRKKVQVKPIPGLFWETLGVTLPALVYLIWAEYAGLGAFGHAGTATTLLLAGAGVVTALPLLWFAGAARRMRLTTLGLFQYIAPTCFFSLGVFVYGEPFTSAHAVTFGCIWAGIVLYTLSGLRALRRIHPPS; from the coding sequence ATGCAGCCCGCCGCGCCCGCAGACGACCTCTCCCCTTCCGAACAACGGCTCGGCCGCATCCTGGCCGTGGCCGCGTTCCTCTCCTGGGGACTTCTGCCCATCTACTGGAAGGCGCTTGGCGAAGTGCCCGCGACACAGATCCTGTGCCATCGCATCGTCTGGTCGGCTGGCTTCACGGGGCTGGTGCTGACCCTGACGGGCCGCTGGAGCGAGACTCTTGCGGCCGTGCGCCAAGGCAGGACGGCCATCCTCCTCTTGGTCGGGAGTTGCCTCGTCTCGGTCAACTGGCTGATCTACATCTGGGCAGTGAACAACGACCACGTGCTCGAATCGAGCCTGGGCTACTATCTCACGCCGCTGGTCAACGCCACGCTGGGCATGGTCGTGCTGCGCGAACGGCTGCGCGGCCTGCAAATGGCCGCCGTAGGGCTGGCGGCCGTGGGCGTGGCCAACCTCGTTTTCGCCTATGGCCGCTTTCCCTGGATCGCCCTGAGCCTGGCCCTGACCTTCGGTTCCTACGGCCTTTTACGCAAGAAGGTGCAGGTCAAGCCCATCCCCGGGCTCTTCTGGGAGACTTTGGGAGTGACCCTGCCCGCGCTCGTCTATCTCATCTGGGCCGAGTATGCGGGCCTCGGCGCGTTCGGCCATGCCGGGACCGCGACCACGCTGCTCCTGGCCGGGGCCGGAGTTGTCACGGCGCTGCCGCTTCTATGGTTCGCTGGCGCGGCCAGACGCATGCGGCTGACCACGCTCGGCCTGTTCCAGTACATCGCGCCGACCTGCTTCTTCTCGCTGGGCGTCTTCGTCTACGGCGAGCCCTTCACCTCTGCCCACGCCGTGACTTTTGGCTGCATCTGGGCGGGCATCGTCCTATATACCTTGAGCGGGCTTCGGGCGTTGCGCCGCATCCACCCTCCTTCCTAA